Proteins encoded in a region of the Panicum hallii strain FIL2 chromosome 3, PHallii_v3.1, whole genome shotgun sequence genome:
- the LOC112884020 gene encoding pentatricopeptide repeat-containing protein At4g39530-like, with translation MLRSLSLLLLHSSLPSRPTPSRLLSSAAAAASVPASGAPNARAHGTVSAVLEIVGPIELLFPASEARLYVRLVRRCARDALAAGAAAAHAHVVKRGFASDVLVSNVLLDSYAKGGSLAAGRQLFDEMPDRDVASWCTVIAAHASRGLFVEAIGIFKELLSSDQVKPNRFVISSVLNACARSGVMELGLMVHGLVVKSGLGADRFVEVGFVDMYAKCGNVGDAIRLFNKIPVKSSVAWNAMISGFVENNCFVEAAELFRDMHRVGMAVDVVTLRVVAGVAAVLGTFDLSRNIHVCALKVGLGLDCFVVSELIKSAGRVGETQYIGKLVAAVRRPDASLYSLAISSYHSNGCQVEAVTLAEVFLSSGLSLREGDMVTVLDICQIEEEVQQMHAFSLKTGRFCYTNVCNALMSVYSELGSLMCAESIFKTMQSPDIVSWAGVMAGCVKNLQYERACSYFKQLSDAGAPLDQHCIATVVNACTGLQDLDKGRQIHSLALKLGLLLADYVSASLVNMYAKCHSIEGAGELFSHAVFPQNLVVINAMLSGYCWNFLPEKALLLFYREYQFGLRPDQFTFSIVLGACSDIGAKKAGEQIHGYLVKVGSECLDVIVGNAIIDLYVKCGCIASACRFFHSMKSWNINSYAMLMLGYIQNRCSDEALQLFSKMQHSGLRANRVTFARILRGCADLCAIDLGRQLHASIIKMGLLSDVYVTNALVGMYTKSDVWTESIRTSQETLAGNVPEQDTTDNFSSEQRYASRDLEEVGLFTLDEENDHASLVDARKNYIAAASQFYGNPLPIHVVGRELGIETNIENGKNAKYNRSKLLLYYNDGNYQGNIYGSIKLFNLFQEGSRKSDHLVLVVSIDGGNSKIKDVGFVNVEPVKRYGSVPALVFPP, from the coding sequence ATGTTAAGATCTCTCTCTTTGCTACTCCTACACTCATCGCTCCCCTCCAGGCCGACCCCATCTAGGCTCCtctcttccgccgccgccgccgcctccgtacCCGCCTCCGGTGCTCCAAATGCCCGCGCGCATGGAACCGTCTCTGCCGTGCTGGAGATCGTCGGCCCCATCGAGCTCCTCTTCCCGGCCTCCGAGGCGCGCCTCTACGTGCGCCTCGTGCGGCGCTGCGCGCGCGACGCCCtcgccgcgggcgccgccgccgcccacgcgcaCGTAGTTAAACGCGGATTTGCGTCCGACGTGCTCGTATCCAACGTCCTTCTGGATTCGTATGCCAAAGGAGGCTCTCTGGCGGCCGGACGCCAattgttcgacgaaatgcccgACAGGGACGTCGCGTCCTGGTGTACCGTCATTGCCGCGCACGCCAGCCGTGGGCTCTTCGTTGAGGCAATCGGGATATTCAAGGAGCTCTTGTCCTCTGATCAGGTGAAGCCAAACCGGTTTGTCATCTCATCAGTGCTGAACGCCTGTGCCAGGTCTGGTGTCATGGAGCTTGGGCTCATGGTGCATGGGTTGGTGGTCAAATCTGGCTTGGGCGCTGATAGATTTGTGGAAGTTGGATTTGTTGACATGTACGCGAAATGTGGCAATGTGGGTGATGCTATTAGGCTGTTTAATAAAATTCCAGTGAAGAGCTCCGTTGCTTGGAATGCAATGATCTCTGGTTTTGTTGAGAATAATTGTTTCGTAGAGGCTGCTGAGCTTTTTCGGGATATGCATAGAGTTGGCATGGCAGTGGATGTGGTGACTTTGAGGGTAGTAGCTGGTGTTGCGGCTGTTCTGGGAACATTTGATCTTTCTAGGAACATTCATGTTTGCGCACTTAAAGTGGGCTTGGGATTAGATTGTTTTGTTGTATCTGAACTGATCAAGTCAGCCGGGAGGGTAGGTGAAACTCAGTACATTGGAAAGCTTGTTGCTGCAGTTAGAAGGCCTGATGCATCTTTGTATTCTTTGGCTATTTCAAGCTACCACTCAAATGGTTGTCAGGTTGAAGCAGTGACACTTGCAGAAGTTTTTCTTTCTTCAGGTCTCAGTTTGAGAGAAGGAGACATGGTTACAGTGCTAGATATATGTCAAATAGAAGAGGAGGTTCAACAAATGCATGCTTTTAGTTTGAAAACTGGAAGGTTCTGTTATACTAATGTATGCAATGCTCTTATGTCGGTATATTCTGAACTTGGATCACTGATGTGTGCGGAATCAATCTTCAAAACTATGCAATCACCAGATATTGTATCATGGGCTGGAGTCATGGCAGGCTGTGTCAAGAACCTCCAATATGAAAGAGCATGCAGTTACTTTAAGCAGTTAAGTGATGCTGGAGCACCTCTAGATCAGCATTGTATTGCTACTGTCGTGAATGCCTGCACCGGTCTTCAGGACTTGGATAAGGGAAGGCAGATTCACTCTTTAGCTCTTAAACTTGGGCTGCTACTTGCTGATTACGTCAGTGCATCACTAGTAAACATGTATGCAAAATGCCATAGCATTGAGGGCGCTGGTGAGCTATTTTCCCATGCGGTGTTCCCACAAAATTTAGTTGTAATCAATGCCATGCTTTCTGGATATTGCTGGAATTTCCTGCCAGAGAAAGCTCTGCTGCTCTTTTATAGGGAATATCAGTTTGGTCTGCGTCCTGATCAGTTCACTTTCTCAATTGTTCTCGGTGCATGTTCTGATATAGGAGCAAAGAAGGCTGGTGAGCAGATCCATGGCTACCTTGTAAAAGTTGGTTCTGAATGCTTGGATGTCATTGTTGGAAATGCTATCATAGACCTTTATGTTAAGTGCGGATGCATTGCAAGTGCTTGTAGATTCTTTCATAGCATGAAGAGTTGGAACATCAATTCATATGCCATGTTAATGTTGGGTTATATTCAGAACAGATGCAGTGATGAAGCTCTTCAGCTTTTCTCTAAGATGCAGCATAGTGGATTGCGTGCAAATCGTGTCACCTTCGCAAGAATCTTACGGGGTTGTGCTGATCTATGTGCTATTGATTTGGGAAGACAACTGCATGCTTCCATCATAAAAATGGGCCTGCTTTCTGATGTATATGTCACAAATGCACTTGTAGGAATGTACACAAAATCTGATGTTTGGACTGAATCAATAAGAACTTCTCAAGAAACTTTGGCAGGCAATGTTCCAGAACAGGATACGACAGATAATTTCAGTTCAGAACAAAGGTACGCAAGCAGAGATCTTGAAGAAGTTGGGTTGTTCACATTGGATGAAGAGAATGACCATGCAAGTTTGGTTGATGCTCGGAAGAACTACATTGCTGCTGCTTCTCAATTCTATGGAAATCCACTTCCCATTCATGTGGTTGGACGTGAACTTGGGATCGAGACCAACATAGAGAATGGAAAAAATGCCAAGTACAATAGGAGTAAGCTTTTGCTATATTACAACGATGGCAACTATCAGGGAAATATATATGGATCGATTAAGTTATTTAACTTGTTTCAAGAGGGCAGCAGAAAATCTGATCATTTAGTCCTCGTTGTTTCCATTGATGGTGGAAATTCAAAGATAAAGGATGTAGGATTTGTTAATGTGGAACCAGTGAAAAGATATGGTAGTGTCCCTGCACTTGTTTTTCCTCCTTGA
- the LOC112886899 gene encoding protein MLN51 homolog — protein MADREKAEAEAGEEEYESDLDDAPLAALRRRDAASDDEGQEDAEDGGTPLRRRKAGSDADSDGQGAPEVYDEGAYDDGEEEEYEDEEEMYEEFEEGGGGGRRVASEAVAAAGQEEGEAGDGKVEKEDEAAPGEEEEKKGNEPYAVPTSGAFYMHDDRFQEGRGRGRGRQRRIVNSRKLWSPKEDQAWVHDRFDEMDLHDFHGENPKRNQGGHFRGRGGGPGGRTRGISRGNFRGNISRTYYHDNSKNYSYVPKDSHSYHENTKNVRHALYDNGKNRVPKPSRAPYDNVRNNDIVPKESRTYYGDAKSQKNTPRVARGRGSKRYQPRLRSTTDTSSMQNNKSQSLEDTSSNTNLGQNQAQTSNSRPEQVHPIKQTIASNLNSASPPFYPSRSSNQEFPVSQGGNAQLSSTLLRGKAFVPSVGHVEAAMKGMNRPALHPVALSSNGPFPIATNQANRDYVQPARPVVQQNRVQSPTQSAPRMPAQMFGARFSNSNKISPVQPTSTVLSDDPEISSPSGSNKFDSRLTVKGQPGDQGEERTSFLYGGAQVLGATGAMGLTLGDQNFHGAPALLPVMQFGGQRPVGPGVPSIGMALPGFVSQQQLGLSNSEMTWLPILTGASGALGAPYGSPYIAVDGSYYPRTSEQASSSVSIRDPSASNASSLLKSQDMTEVAGDEPSQRQNKPRRYSEMNFGQ, from the exons ATGGCCGACAGGGagaaggcggaggcggaggctgGGGAGGAGGAGTACGAGAGCGACCTCGACGATGCGCCCCTGGCCGCTCTgcggcggcgcgacgcggcGAGCGACGACGAGGGGCAGGAGGACGCTGAGGACGGGGGAACGCCCTTGAGGCGGAGGAAGGCTGGATCCGACGCGGATTCTGACGGGCAGGGCGCCCCCGAGGTGTACGATGAGGGCGCCTACGACgatggcgaggaggaggagtacgaggacgaggaggagatGTACGAGGAGTTCGAGGAAGGGGGTGGCGGAGGGCGGAGGGTGGCTTCCGAGGCGGTGGCCGCAGCGGGGCAGGAGGAGGGCGAGGCGGGGGACGGGAAAGTTGAAAAGGAGGATGAGGCAGCGCCAGGggaagaggaggagaagaaggggaACGAGCCCTACGCCGTGCCGACGAGCGGCGCCTTCTACATGCACGATGACCGCTTCCAGGAGGGccgtgggcgtgggcgtgggcgtcAAAG GAGGATAGTGAACAGTAGAAAGTTGTGGAGTCCTAAAGAGGATCAAGCCTGGGTCCATGACAGATTTGATGAGATGGATCTGCATGATTTTCATGGTGAAAAT CCAAAAAGAAATCAAGGAGGTCACTTTAGAGGACGTGGTGGTGGACCCGGTGGTAGAACTCGTGGTATTAGCCGTGGTAACTTCAGAGGCAACATATCTCGAACATACTATCATGATAATAGCAAGAACTACAGCTATGTTCCAAAGGATTCTCATTCTTACCATGAAAACACCAAGAATGTTCGACATGCTTTGTACGATAATGGGAAGAACAGAGTTCCAAAACCATCTCGTGCTCCCTATGATAATGTCAGAAATAATGACATTGTTCCCAAAGAATCTCGCACTTACTATGGTGATGCTAAAAGTCAAAAGAATACACCAAGAGTAGCTCGAGGAAGAGGCTCCAAGCGTTATCAACCACGTTTGAGAAGTACAACTGATACATCTTCAATGCAAAATAATAA ATCTCAGAGTCTTGAAGACACTTCATCAAATACCAACTTGGGACAAAACCAAGCCCAAACATCAAATTCTCGACCAGAACAAGTTCATCCAATTAAGCAAACCATTGCCTCAAACTTGAATTCGGCTTCGCCACCATTTTACCCTTCGCGGTCATCCAATCAAGAATTCCCAGTTAGTCAAGGAGGCAATGCACAACTTAGTAGTACCTTATTGAGAGGGAAGGCCTTCGTTCCATCGGTTGGGCATGTTGAAGCTGCTATGAAGGGAATGAATAGACCTGCACTGCATCCGGTTGCACTGTCATCAAATGGTCCATTTCCTATAGCCACTAATCAAGCCAACAGAGATTATGTTCAGCCTGCACGTCCAGTTGTTCAACAAAATCGAGTTCAGTCACCTACACAATCAGCACCCAGGATGCCTGCCCAGATGTTTGGTGCAAGATTCAGCAATAGCAATAAAATCTCACCTGTACAACCTACATCAACAGTTTTGAGTGATGACCCAGAAATTTCTTCACCCAGCGGATCAAACAAATTTGATTCTCGATTAACAGTTAAGGGGCAGCCTGGTGACCAAGGAGAAGAGCGTACTTCTTTTCTCTATGGTGGAGCTCAGGTTCTTGGCGCTACAGGGGCAATGGGCCTTACACTTGGTGATCAAAATTTTCATGGTGCCCCAGCACTGCTGCCAG TTATGCAGTTTGGAGGTCAGCGTCCAGTTGGGCCTGGTGTTCCTTCAATTGGTATGGCTCTGCCAGGATTTGTGTCTCAACAACAACTTGGTCTCAGCAATTCTGAGATGACTTG GCTACCAATATTGACCGGTGCCTCCGGAGCTCTAGGAGCACCTTATGGTTCACCTTATATAGCTGTGGATGGAAGCTATTACCCCCGAACATCTGAACAAGCATCTTCATCAGTTTCTATCAG AGATCCTAGTGCAAGTAATGCCTCTTCTCTGTTGAAGTCTCAAGATATGACAG AGGTTGCAGGTGATGAACCCAGTCAACGCCAAAATAAACCTCGTCG ATACTCGGAGATGAACTTTGGCCAATGA
- the LOC112887300 gene encoding heavy metal-associated isoprenylated plant protein 37-like — protein sequence MRRRLRIGRVLDCFSSSLQCAGGCVCVRALEDEEDAAVEREALVASGRRRQQQLQDQVLRLRDLVDGTRTLGFHLQPKTVELRVSMHCNGCAKKVHKHISKMEGVTWFEVDLESKKVVVKGDVTPFEVLQSVSKVKFAQLWMPGPQRTRPIHP from the exons atgaggcggcggctgcgcatCGGCAGGGTCCTGGActgcttctcctcctccctGCAGTGCGCGGGCGGCTGCGTGTGCGTCCGCGCGctggaggacgaggaggacgcGGCCGTCGAGAGGGAGGCGCTGGTGGCGAGCGGTCGCCGccggcagcagcagctgcaggaCCAGGTGCTGCGCCTCAGGGACCTCGTCGACGGCACCAGGACGCTCGGCTTCCATCTACAGCCCAAG ACGGTGGAGCTGAGGGTGTCCATGCACTGCAACGGCTGCGCCAAGAAGGTTCACAAGCACATCTCCAAGATGGAAG GCGTGACATGGTTCGAGGTGGACCTGGAGAGCAAGAAGGTGGTGGTGAAGGGGGACGTAACGCCCTTCGAGGTGCTGCAGAGCGTCTCCAAGGTCAAGTTCGCGCAGCTCTGGATGCCCGGGCCCCAGCGCACCAGACCGATCCATCCTTGA